One genomic window of Monodelphis domestica isolate mMonDom1 chromosome 1, mMonDom1.pri, whole genome shotgun sequence includes the following:
- the SLC51B gene encoding organic solute transporter subunit beta, which produces MDSGNGQAEAMPELGWSKEQLEEMLWLYRTEDSTPWNIAVLVLSSAVLILSVFLLGRSITANRNRKMSSQDKQTAEIKSSVQTINKESVSPKDDNSLNILKETLLFESQNPERAMIELKEADISPEYSEANI; this is translated from the exons ATGGACAGCGGCAATGGGCAGGCTGAGGCCATGCCTGAACTTGGCTGGTCAAAAGAACAGCTAGAGGAAATGCTGTGGCTTTACCGGACGGAGGACT CAACACCCTGGAATATTGCTGTCCTTGTCCTTTCTTCTGCAGTATTGATTTTGAGTGTCTTTCTTCTGGGGAGAAGTATCACGGCAAACAG aaATCGGAAGATGAGTTCCCAGGATAAACAAACAGCAGAAATCAAATCCTCGGTTCAGACTATAAACAAGGAGTCTGTGTCACCAAAGGATGACAACAGCttgaatattttaaaggaaacattGCTCTTCGAAAGTCAAAACCCAGAACGGGCGATGATTGAATTGAAAGAAGCTGATATTTCCCCAGAGTACTCAGAGGCCAACATCTAG